One window of the Longimicrobiaceae bacterium genome contains the following:
- a CDS encoding universal stress protein, with protein MTAGRRGRNVSEEVIVYRCILVPLDGTAFGEAALPLAVSIASRTGALLQLAHVHLPPIVPSGAETAALPPVWLEMSSEEKRRYLDEVAERLARGSGVRVETRVVEGSVATSLERHALSCAVGLVVMSTHWHVGLGRLWHNGVADQLARDLPLPVLLVRVPEEARAAPAAVDRPIRNILVPLDGSAEAELILEHAVSLGRPFDARLTLLQVVNPAGKGSGPTMVDDPASPPVALQSRTAARQYLNGLAERLRRHGVDVVTEVLVGEAVARTVLEHVHAARDDDLRRVDVIALRAPSRGPVSRLLFQGTADQLIRESGVPVLLFEAGGVPEDPVAARVGLVGSG; from the coding sequence GTGACCGCTGGCAGGCGCGGGCGCAACGTCAGCGAGGAGGTGATCGTGTACCGATGCATCCTCGTACCGCTCGACGGCACGGCCTTCGGCGAAGCCGCCCTTCCCCTCGCCGTCTCCATTGCCAGCCGCACCGGGGCGCTGCTGCAGCTCGCCCACGTCCACCTTCCCCCCATCGTTCCTTCCGGCGCTGAAACCGCCGCGCTGCCGCCGGTCTGGCTGGAGATGTCATCGGAAGAGAAGAGGCGCTACCTGGACGAGGTCGCCGAGCGCCTCGCCCGCGGCTCCGGCGTGCGCGTGGAGACGCGCGTTGTGGAGGGAAGTGTCGCCACGTCCCTCGAGCGGCACGCCCTGAGCTGCGCCGTCGGCCTGGTGGTAATGAGCACCCACTGGCACGTGGGTCTGGGGCGCCTGTGGCACAACGGCGTCGCGGACCAGCTGGCGCGCGATCTACCTCTTCCCGTGCTGCTCGTCCGCGTGCCGGAGGAGGCCAGGGCGGCCCCAGCGGCTGTCGACCGACCGATCCGGAACATTCTCGTCCCTCTCGACGGTTCGGCCGAGGCGGAGCTCATCCTGGAGCACGCGGTGTCGCTCGGCCGCCCCTTCGACGCTCGGCTTACGCTGCTGCAGGTGGTGAACCCCGCGGGCAAGGGGAGCGGACCGACGATGGTCGACGACCCCGCGTCGCCTCCGGTCGCGTTGCAAAGTCGAACGGCCGCCCGACAGTACCTCAACGGGCTAGCGGAGCGATTGCGGCGTCACGGCGTCGACGTGGTTACCGAGGTCCTCGTGGGTGAGGCGGTAGCGCGCACCGTGCTGGAGCACGTGCACGCCGCCCGTGACGACGACCTCCGGCGCGTGGACGTGATCGCGCTGCGGGCGCCATCGCGCGGTCCGGTTTCGCGGCTACTCTTCCAGGGTACGGCCGACCAGCTGATTCGGGAGAGCGGTGTGCCCGTGCTGCTCTTCGAGGCCGGCGGGGTGCCGGAGGATCCCGTGGCCGCCCGGGTGGGATTGGTTGGCAGCGGGTGA
- a CDS encoding cation diffusion facilitator family transporter — protein sequence MAGHSHGHGHAHAHAHDVAAEANTRRLGFVLALVVTYMVAEVVGGLLTNSLALLADAGHMLSDAGALALSLFALWIARRPPTSTLTYGFYRTEILAALLNGATLVAISIYIFAEAIRRIGAPPEIEGGWMMVVAGGGLGVNLIGLWILSRGRSENLNVRGAWLHVLTDTLGSVGTLAAGGLILAFDWRWADPVASVLIGLLVLYSSWALLKETVAVLMEGAPGDIDVDEVRQALHDVPGVSSAHDLHVWTITSGMVALSAHVVAADGSSGGPLLERIRAMLSDRFGIHHITVQVEPADFGDCSIHGEVHA from the coding sequence TTGGCTGGTCACTCGCACGGGCACGGACACGCTCACGCGCACGCGCACGACGTCGCAGCGGAGGCCAACACGCGACGCCTCGGGTTCGTGCTGGCGCTCGTGGTCACCTACATGGTGGCGGAGGTGGTGGGTGGACTGCTCACCAACTCCCTCGCGCTGCTGGCTGACGCCGGGCACATGCTCTCCGACGCCGGAGCGCTCGCCCTGTCGCTCTTCGCCTTGTGGATTGCCAGACGTCCGCCGACATCGACCCTCACCTACGGGTTCTATCGCACCGAGATCCTCGCCGCGCTCCTCAATGGCGCGACCCTGGTGGCGATATCCATCTACATCTTCGCCGAGGCCATCCGTCGTATCGGGGCGCCTCCGGAGATCGAAGGTGGATGGATGATGGTGGTGGCGGGAGGAGGCCTGGGAGTCAACCTGATCGGCTTGTGGATCCTGAGCAGGGGGAGATCGGAAAACCTGAACGTGCGGGGGGCGTGGCTGCACGTGTTGACCGACACGCTGGGGAGCGTAGGCACGCTGGCGGCCGGCGGCCTGATCCTCGCCTTCGATTGGAGGTGGGCCGATCCGGTCGCCTCGGTGTTGATCGGGCTGCTCGTTCTCTATTCCTCCTGGGCGCTGCTGAAGGAGACAGTCGCGGTGCTGATGGAGGGAGCTCCCGGGGACATCGACGTGGACGAGGTTCGGCAGGCGCTCCACGACGTTCCGGGTGTCAGCTCCGCGCACGACCTGCACGTCTGGACGATCACAAGCGGGATGGTGGCGCTGTCCGCGCACGTGGTCGCCGCCGATGGAAGCTCCGGTGGGCCGCTCCTAGAGCGGATCCGGGCGATGCTCTCCGACCGGTTCGGAATCCACCACATCACCGTCCAGGTGGAACCGGCGGATTTCGGCGATTGCTCCATCCACGGCGAGGTGCACGCCTGA
- a CDS encoding TonB-dependent receptor: MQRQLFGFAALLLACAAAPVARAQEPPLPDSTAPVTLEGVTVSVLRTSIPLRFAPYSVSVVAGGQLSSAGKPGLALDEVFRAVPGIQIDNRYNYALGERISVRGFGARAQFGVRGVRVVVDGIPATFPDGQTSLSHVDLSFLSRAEVMRGPASSLYGGSSGGVLQLETYLPDPGEQLRQASLTAGSHELVRASAAIGGGSDGSRYILRLSHQGYGGEREYSDARLLRVHAASRVALPFGDLDLTASAVDYDAENPGSLSQALLEEDRTQAFANNVAQRTGEEGRQAQLGAVLRAPLGTTEVELAAYGIAREVLNPIPASIIDLGRRVAGFRGIVRAGNDLGTLAAGIEGAMQRDDRLNFANDSGEKGALTLDQDESVDDIALFAQATFRPFRPVTLLGGARYDWYRFSTDDYLVGDDNPDESGSIRMSQASPSLGISVELAPALTAFANVATAFETPTTTELTNRPDGAGGFNPDLRPQETLSYEAGLRGSGGAVTYELAAYTAEVTNALIPFEVEGAPDRQFFRNAGSARHRGLEVGLGALVQPWLWLRGAYTYTDARFEEYEVAGEAFDGERVPGIAPHRLEASVEVSSRSGYLAVDTRHVSRTPVDDRNSAYSDAYTVVDARVGLRSLALGRMQLEPALGVQNLLDAAYNASVVVNAFGSRYYEPAPGRALSATLRVRF, from the coding sequence ATGCAGCGGCAGTTGTTCGGTTTCGCGGCCCTGCTCCTGGCTTGCGCCGCGGCACCGGTGGCCCGGGCACAGGAACCGCCCTTACCCGACAGTACCGCTCCGGTGACGCTGGAAGGAGTCACCGTCTCGGTTCTGCGCACCAGCATTCCCCTCCGGTTCGCCCCGTACTCCGTCTCGGTGGTCGCGGGCGGGCAGCTGTCCTCGGCGGGGAAGCCAGGGCTTGCCCTCGATGAAGTGTTCCGGGCCGTGCCCGGCATTCAGATCGACAACCGCTACAACTACGCACTGGGGGAGCGAATTTCCGTGCGTGGGTTCGGGGCTCGCGCGCAGTTCGGCGTGCGCGGCGTGCGCGTCGTCGTCGACGGGATTCCGGCCACCTTTCCCGACGGGCAGACGAGTCTGAGTCACGTCGACCTCTCCTTTCTCTCCCGGGCGGAGGTCATGCGCGGCCCCGCGTCGTCGCTGTACGGCGGGAGCTCCGGCGGCGTGCTGCAGCTCGAGACCTATCTACCCGACCCCGGTGAGCAACTCCGCCAGGCGTCGCTCACCGCAGGGTCGCACGAGCTGGTGCGAGCCAGCGCCGCCATCGGCGGGGGCAGCGATGGCTCGCGGTACATCCTGCGTCTCTCGCATCAGGGCTACGGTGGCGAGCGCGAGTACAGTGATGCCAGACTGCTGCGCGTCCATGCGGCGAGCCGAGTTGCTCTGCCATTCGGCGACCTGGACCTGACCGCCAGCGCGGTAGACTACGACGCGGAGAACCCCGGCTCGCTCTCACAAGCTCTATTGGAAGAGGATCGCACCCAGGCCTTCGCCAACAACGTCGCCCAGCGTACCGGCGAGGAAGGTCGACAGGCACAGCTCGGCGCGGTGCTGCGCGCGCCGCTGGGCACCACCGAAGTGGAGCTGGCCGCTTACGGCATCGCTCGGGAGGTGCTGAACCCCATTCCGGCCTCGATCATCGATCTCGGACGCCGGGTAGCCGGCTTCCGGGGCATCGTTCGCGCGGGCAATGACCTGGGCACCCTGGCGGCGGGCATCGAAGGGGCGATGCAGCGTGACGATCGGCTCAACTTCGCCAACGACTCGGGCGAGAAAGGCGCCCTCACCCTCGACCAGGACGAGTCGGTGGACGACATCGCGCTCTTTGCCCAGGCGACGTTCCGTCCCTTTCGTCCAGTGACCTTGCTGGGTGGTGCGCGCTACGATTGGTATCGGTTCTCCACCGACGATTACCTCGTGGGGGATGACAACCCGGACGAGTCCGGGAGCATCCGGATGTCGCAGGCGAGCCCCTCGCTCGGCATCTCCGTCGAGCTCGCCCCGGCGCTGACGGCCTTCGCCAATGTGGCAACAGCGTTCGAGACCCCCACCACCACCGAGCTGACAAATCGCCCCGATGGTGCTGGGGGCTTCAACCCCGATCTTCGTCCCCAGGAGACGCTATCGTACGAAGCCGGCCTCAGGGGCTCGGGCGGTGCGGTCACGTACGAGCTCGCCGCCTACACCGCCGAGGTCACCAACGCGTTGATCCCCTTCGAGGTGGAAGGTGCACCCGATCGGCAGTTCTTCCGCAACGCCGGATCGGCGCGGCACCGGGGACTGGAGGTGGGTCTCGGCGCTCTGGTGCAGCCCTGGCTCTGGCTCCGCGGAGCCTACACCTATACGGATGCGCGCTTCGAGGAGTACGAGGTTGCTGGCGAAGCCTTCGACGGGGAGCGCGTTCCGGGAATCGCCCCGCACCGTCTGGAGGCGAGCGTGGAGGTATCCTCCCGGTCCGGGTACCTGGCCGTGGATACCCGCCATGTATCCCGTACCCCGGTGGACGACCGCAACTCCGCCTATTCGGATGCCTACACCGTCGTCGACGCCCGTGTTGGCCTGCGGAGCCTCGCACTGGGCCGAATGCAGCTCGAGCCGGCGCTCGGCGTGCAGAACCTGCTCGACGCCGCCTACAATGCCTCGGTGGTGGTGAACGCGTTCGGTAGCCGCTACTACGAGCCGGCGCCGGGGCGCGCGCTCAGCGCCACGCTGCGTGTCCGCTTCTGA
- a CDS encoding cytochrome c gives MKQIRHLSPLGEVSLAVLAAILVGTLTACRSGPDSIEIAPPGNLGPIADFVEPGFPFITSTVDAREVDPTLPDDNVATRGLVLLLGDSTYVTFDPDLLRMAIGWRGEFISLTAMAQVSYQDSLNKNNQIPKVLGTAVFATGIYPGWSPGEPRFEDPRPAGPYPPDPGRGPLPADWARWEGVYVVGDRAVLAYTVAGTSIHEQPGIVEAGGEVGIVRTFRVGGREQPLSLVAAEVRALERAQVEEGLAILHTKGTDSVTAVGITGAPADARWEVVEDRYAVVRLPAGSDEALFRVVLWRGPQGAVERFREMLAGPTEMVDFEDGGPRHWNLAVATSGMLAPDSAAYVVDEIALPIDNPWRRNVRPADLAFFSDGRAAMTTFEGDLWLADGLEGELENIVWRRFASGLYEPMSVEIVDDEIYVYSRSGLIRLHDLNGDGEADFYENFSDLSIQTLESREFPLSMASKPGGGFYLSRGGALDNGPRTSPAIMPGFRAGSAHSGSVMELSADGRSIRAFATGLREPFIGVNPRTGMVTASDQQGNFVPTTPVYELEPGGYYGVPATAHREDLPEVPGPITWIPHEVDQSGAGQAWIPAGSMGFEEDALIHLSYGRPGAFRIYLDRNAGVTQGGAVELSSDFSGPLLKAEFNPHDGALYVAGFQIWGTRSRGIRVLARIRHTGEPSLIPEAVRVGEQGVMLRFEVPLDSQSVADLASYAVSRWNYQRTSQYGSGHFKLDGSAGEEKLPVAAAHLAPDGRTLLLVLPDMREVMQLQVAYRLRTSAGREMADTLYLTVNRVAPLDLVSMGLGGIDWQASLAAVGSTTVEEEGEASAARGEDIFQRVGCVACHSVDGSTAGKLGPTLLGVFGSTRPLEGGGSVRADEAYLRRSIEQPSAQIVAGYEAEMPAYLGVLSDAEVESLVAYLQTLAR, from the coding sequence GTGAAGCAGATACGCCATCTTTCGCCGCTCGGCGAGGTGTCGCTGGCGGTGCTCGCAGCGATTCTCGTCGGCACGCTCACCGCTTGTCGTTCCGGCCCGGACAGCATCGAGATTGCCCCCCCGGGCAACCTCGGGCCCATCGCCGATTTCGTGGAGCCGGGTTTCCCGTTCATCACCTCGACGGTGGACGCGCGCGAGGTCGATCCCACTCTGCCGGACGACAACGTCGCGACCCGCGGGCTCGTGCTGCTGTTGGGGGACAGCACCTACGTGACCTTCGATCCCGACCTGCTGCGGATGGCGATCGGATGGCGGGGGGAGTTCATTTCCCTGACCGCGATGGCGCAGGTCTCCTATCAGGACTCTCTCAACAAGAATAACCAGATCCCCAAGGTTCTCGGCACGGCGGTTTTTGCGACCGGAATCTATCCGGGCTGGAGTCCTGGCGAGCCGCGGTTCGAGGATCCGCGTCCGGCGGGGCCGTACCCGCCGGATCCGGGGCGCGGACCGCTGCCGGCGGATTGGGCGCGCTGGGAGGGAGTGTACGTGGTCGGCGATCGCGCCGTGCTGGCTTATACGGTGGCCGGCACCAGCATCCACGAGCAGCCGGGGATCGTTGAGGCCGGAGGAGAGGTCGGCATCGTTCGCACCTTTCGCGTTGGCGGTCGGGAGCAGCCCCTCTCGCTGGTCGCGGCCGAGGTGAGGGCGCTGGAGCGGGCGCAGGTGGAGGAAGGCCTCGCCATTCTGCACACCAAGGGGACGGATTCGGTGACGGCGGTCGGGATCACGGGCGCTCCGGCGGATGCGCGCTGGGAGGTCGTAGAGGACCGGTATGCAGTGGTTCGGCTTCCTGCCGGTTCTGACGAGGCGCTCTTCCGCGTCGTCCTCTGGAGGGGGCCGCAGGGCGCGGTTGAGAGGTTCCGGGAGATGCTTGCGGGCCCGACCGAGATGGTCGATTTCGAAGATGGTGGGCCGCGACACTGGAATCTCGCCGTCGCCACCTCGGGTATGCTCGCCCCGGATTCCGCCGCCTATGTGGTGGATGAGATCGCCCTGCCGATCGACAACCCGTGGCGGCGGAATGTGCGCCCCGCGGATCTGGCCTTCTTCTCTGACGGCCGCGCCGCAATGACCACCTTCGAGGGAGACCTGTGGCTGGCGGACGGGCTCGAGGGTGAGCTGGAGAACATCGTGTGGCGGCGGTTCGCCTCCGGGTTGTACGAGCCGATGAGCGTGGAGATCGTCGACGACGAGATCTACGTCTACAGTCGCAGCGGCCTCATCCGCCTGCACGACCTGAACGGCGACGGCGAGGCGGATTTCTACGAGAACTTCTCCGATCTCTCCATTCAGACCCTCGAGTCGCGCGAGTTTCCGCTCAGCATGGCGTCGAAGCCGGGCGGCGGGTTCTATCTCTCACGTGGCGGGGCGCTGGACAACGGGCCGCGCACTTCGCCAGCGATCATGCCGGGCTTCCGGGCCGGCTCCGCGCACTCCGGATCCGTGATGGAGCTCTCCGCCGACGGCCGGAGCATCCGCGCCTTCGCGACCGGACTCCGCGAGCCGTTCATCGGGGTCAATCCGCGGACCGGCATGGTCACCGCCTCCGACCAGCAGGGGAATTTCGTGCCCACGACTCCCGTCTACGAGCTCGAGCCGGGGGGCTACTACGGTGTGCCGGCCACGGCGCACCGCGAAGATCTTCCGGAGGTCCCGGGCCCGATTACCTGGATCCCGCACGAAGTGGATCAGTCCGGCGCGGGGCAGGCGTGGATTCCTGCTGGTTCGATGGGCTTCGAGGAGGATGCGTTGATCCACCTCTCCTACGGCCGCCCTGGTGCGTTCCGCATCTACCTGGATCGGAACGCGGGCGTGACCCAGGGAGGCGCAGTTGAGCTCAGTAGCGACTTCTCGGGTCCGCTGCTGAAGGCGGAGTTCAACCCCCACGATGGAGCCCTCTACGTGGCGGGCTTCCAGATCTGGGGAACCCGCTCGCGGGGGATCCGGGTGCTGGCGCGAATCCGCCACACCGGTGAGCCAAGCCTGATCCCGGAGGCCGTGCGGGTTGGTGAGCAGGGGGTGATGCTGCGCTTCGAGGTTCCGCTGGACTCGCAGAGCGTGGCGGATCTCGCGTCCTACGCGGTCAGCCGCTGGAATTACCAGCGAACCTCCCAGTACGGCTCCGGCCATTTCAAGCTCGACGGGAGCGCCGGAGAGGAGAAGCTGCCGGTCGCGGCGGCACACCTCGCGCCGGACGGGCGCACCCTGCTGCTCGTGCTCCCCGACATGCGCGAGGTGATGCAGCTACAGGTGGCGTACCGCCTACGAACCAGCGCCGGGAGGGAGATGGCGGATACGCTCTATCTGACCGTGAACCGGGTGGCGCCGCTGGACCTGGTGTCGATGGGCTTGGGAGGGATCGATTGGCAGGCGAGCCTGGCCGCCGTCGGGTCGACCACGGTTGAAGAAGAGGGCGAGGCCTCCGCCGCGCGGGGTGAGGACATCTTCCAACGGGTGGGCTGCGTCGCCTGCCATTCCGTGGATGGCTCGACCGCGGGCAAGCTGGGCCCGACCCTTCTCGGCGTCTTCGGGTCAACTCGCCCGCTCGAGGGCGGCGGCAGCGTCCGCGCCGACGAGGCTTACCTTCGGCGCTCCATCGAGCAGCCCTCCGCCCAGATCGTCGCCGGCTATGAAGCCGAGATGCCGGCGTACCTCGGCGTGCTCAGCGACGCGGAGGTCGAGTCGCTGGTGGCGTATCTGCAGACGCTAGCGAGGTAG
- a CDS encoding PH domain-containing protein: protein MPEGLRRWLLKVLRVPPEPAIPEGASVRVFRAAPAYFRYRLVLWALGQLGALGGLIAGLIGLSFLMPIVTHPLLSFGLRAVEAVAWLTFVVQLLFSLAVLRLDFDLRWYVLSDRSLRIREGIMTVKEKTMTFANIQQISIRQNPIQRLLGIADVHVRTAGGGAGGSSAGEKSGESTHEAYFRGVNNADEIKGAIQDRVRLHRDAGLGDPDEPAALPPAPTLEPVLAAAREVLAEVRRWPRVTG from the coding sequence ATGCCTGAGGGTCTGCGACGGTGGCTGCTGAAGGTGCTGCGGGTGCCGCCTGAGCCGGCGATCCCCGAAGGCGCAAGCGTGCGGGTCTTCCGTGCCGCCCCGGCCTACTTCCGGTATCGCCTGGTCCTGTGGGCGCTGGGGCAGCTCGGAGCGCTCGGAGGCCTGATCGCCGGTCTCATCGGGCTGTCGTTCCTCATGCCCATCGTCACCCATCCGTTGCTCAGCTTCGGGCTCCGCGCGGTGGAAGCCGTGGCGTGGCTCACCTTCGTGGTGCAGCTCCTCTTCAGCCTCGCCGTCCTCCGCCTGGATTTCGACCTGCGCTGGTACGTCCTCTCCGACCGCAGCCTGCGCATCCGCGAAGGGATCATGACCGTGAAGGAGAAGACGATGACCTTCGCGAACATCCAGCAGATCTCGATTCGCCAGAATCCGATTCAGCGCCTGCTCGGCATCGCCGACGTGCACGTGCGTACCGCCGGCGGCGGGGCAGGCGGCTCATCCGCCGGCGAAAAGTCCGGCGAATCTACCCACGAGGCGTATTTCCGCGGCGTCAATAACGCCGACGAGATCAAGGGAGCGATCCAGGACCGGGTGCGCCTGCACCGAGACGCCGGCCTCGGCGACCCCGACGAGCCCGCGGCCCTTCCCCCCGCTCCGACCCTGGAGCCGGTGCTGGCCGCCGCGCGTGAGGTGCTGGCGGAGGTGCGGAGGTGGCCGCGGGTGACGGGGTGA
- a CDS encoding PH domain-containing protein has product MTRSDVLPAVSSASAPDRREAAGASAVFPRLPEVRRADPALMVYYAISSLALGPFFLFALVPAYFKYHSLRYTVEEDGISMRWGVLFRREVSLNYARIQDIHLSSNVVERWLGLAKIQVQTASGSSSAEMTIEGLKDFEGVRDFLYGRMRGARDRLHASASGEQAAMDSVQLLANTLSEIAAELRQIRRSLPSGSSQESEDA; this is encoded by the coding sequence GTGACACGATCCGACGTCCTCCCCGCAGTCAGCTCGGCCAGCGCTCCGGACCGGCGGGAAGCGGCCGGCGCAAGCGCCGTCTTTCCGCGGCTGCCCGAGGTTCGCCGCGCGGATCCGGCGCTGATGGTCTACTATGCCATCAGCTCGTTGGCCCTCGGGCCCTTCTTCCTCTTCGCCCTGGTGCCGGCGTACTTCAAGTACCACAGCCTGCGTTACACCGTGGAGGAGGACGGAATCTCCATGCGCTGGGGCGTTCTCTTCCGCCGTGAGGTGTCGCTCAACTACGCGCGGATCCAGGACATCCATCTCTCCAGCAACGTGGTGGAGCGATGGCTGGGCCTGGCGAAGATCCAGGTGCAGACCGCGAGCGGCAGCTCCTCTGCGGAGATGACGATCGAAGGACTGAAGGACTTCGAGGGGGTGCGGGACTTCCTCTACGGCCGCATGCGCGGAGCACGGGATCGGCTTCACGCGAGTGCGTCGGGCGAGCAGGCGGCGATGGATTCCGTGCAGCTTCTGGCGAACACCCTGTCGGAGATCGCCGCGGAGCTGCGCCAGATCCGTCGCTCGCTCCCCTCGGGGTCGAGCCAGGAGTCCGAAGATGCCTGA